From bacterium, one genomic window encodes:
- a CDS encoding alpha/beta hydrolase — protein sequence MFIEAKGIRTYYEKDGEGEPILILHGWGGRRESVKPIFDLLKTKFCVYSLDLPGFGRSEIPELAWQTSDYGLFIKEFLENFGIKRINIIGHSFGGKIGIWLSSNNPELINRLVLISPSGIKPKRKPAYYLKVFLAKIAKYLLPKALKEKVYQKIGSKDYKEAGKMRDTLVKIVNEDIKPILSKISAETLLIWGENDDQTPLYQAKIMNKGIKNSRLVVIKNAGHFCYLDNSFDFSNAILDFFK from the coding sequence ATGTTTATAGAAGCAAAAGGAATAAGGACATACTACGAGAAAGATGGAGAAGGAGAGCCTATTTTAATCCTCCATGGCTGGGGAGGAAGGAGAGAATCGGTAAAGCCTATATTTGACCTTCTAAAGACAAAATTTTGTGTTTATAGCCTTGACTTGCCTGGTTTTGGAAGGAGTGAGATTCCAGAATTAGCCTGGCAAACATCTGATTACGGATTATTTATCAAGGAATTCCTTGAGAATTTTGGAATTAAAAGAATAAACATAATCGGTCATTCATTTGGCGGGAAGATAGGAATATGGCTTTCTTCCAATAATCCAGAGCTAATAAATAGGCTTGTTCTTATTTCTCCCTCAGGGATTAAGCCAAAAAGGAAGCCAGCCTATTATCTTAAGGTTTTCCTAGCAAAAATAGCAAAATACCTTTTGCCTAAAGCATTAAAGGAAAAGGTCTATCAAAAAATAGGTTCAAAGGATTACAAAGAGGCGGGTAAAATGAGAGATACATTGGTAAAGATAGTTAACGAAGACATAAAACCCATTCTTTCTAAAATTTCTGCAGAAACCCTCCTTATCTGGGGAGAAAATGACGATCAAACCCCCCTTTATCAAGCAAAGATAATGAATAAAGGAATAAAAAACTCAAGGCTGGTTGTTATAAAAAATGCAGGACACTTTTGCTATCTTGACAATTCTTTTGATTTCTCAAATGCAATCTTGGATTTTTTTAAATAA
- a CDS encoding DRTGG domain-containing protein, whose protein sequence is MKSIIVSGIGRCGKSFLSIGFASNLKNCGYFKPIGERRLIGGKMIDEDISLMKEICKLSFSDEEICPGLFFPEKDISLEKIKEAYNKISEGKDYIIIESDLVRGEKKHLGAFHIAKALNTKIVLVIEEKNGWEDEMAFLKESGGEVILGVVLNKASQTIKGNEFLGIIPKREEFFSISVSQIQEALDANVLAGDDGISKMVEHILVGAMTPQYALGYFERTDKKAVITGGDRTDLILSALTEDTSCIITTGDIIPSPEVIRKAEIRKIPILSVSWDTLTTADKIERIIPRISPDNKAKLSLIKELTEPLADAIFK, encoded by the coding sequence ATGAAGTCTATTATTGTTTCGGGAATAGGAAGGTGTGGAAAAAGTTTTTTGTCTATAGGTTTTGCATCAAACCTTAAGAATTGTGGGTATTTTAAGCCAATTGGTGAAAGGAGGCTTATTGGTGGCAAAATGATTGATGAAGATATCTCCTTAATGAAGGAAATATGCAAGCTTTCTTTCTCTGATGAAGAAATATGCCCTGGTCTTTTCTTTCCTGAAAAAGATATTTCTCTAGAAAAAATAAAAGAGGCTTATAATAAAATATCAGAAGGCAAAGATTACATAATTATTGAATCAGATCTTGTAAGGGGAGAAAAAAAGCACTTGGGAGCATTTCATATTGCCAAAGCATTAAATACAAAGATTGTCCTTGTTATTGAGGAAAAGAATGGATGGGAAGATGAAATGGCATTTTTAAAGGAATCAGGAGGCGAGGTTATCCTTGGTGTGGTATTAAATAAGGCTTCTCAAACAATTAAGGGTAATGAATTTTTAGGAATTATTCCAAAAAGGGAGGAATTTTTTTCAATCTCTGTATCTCAAATTCAAGAGGCATTGGATGCAAATGTTTTAGCAGGAGACGATGGCATTTCAAAAATGGTTGAACATATCCTTGTTGGAGCAATGACCCCTCAATATGCCCTAGGATATTTTGAAAGAACAGATAAAAAGGCAGTAATTACTGGAGGAGACAGGACAGACCTTATTCTTTCAGCCTTAACAGAAGATACATCCTGCATTATTACAACAGGCGATATTATTCCCTCACCCGAGGTTATAAGAAAGGCAGAAATAAGAAAAATTCCTATTCTTTCTGTCTCGTGGGACACATTAACAACAGCAGATAAGATTGAAAGAATAATTCCAAGAATAAGCCCTGATAATAAGGCAAAGCTTTCTTTGATAAAAGAGCTTACCGAACCTTTAGCCGATGCAATATTTAAGTAA
- a CDS encoding N-6 DNA methylase, with product MEKEIKSSAPSFAKEIQRAAQSSNNEAEFRTKITQLIEDFGRRINLSLNLREEYTLINGRADAVYNRLVVEYKEPGKLRQNNDYPVNQNAISQLEGYIDGLIRREHHKPERLAGVVLDGDYFIFIRKKEGLWHIDNPIRVNEYSTEHFLKLIFSLSTELALIPENLVRDFGENTNVSRKVVGSFLSSLISTEHPKPKALFEQWSLQFSEVCDYEEAGKIKIEQYARRFGISSQNIRAFPFFFCLHTYYAILIKLLAVQVVQYYAMPRLGTDLKQATTLGNNELLGYLKKMEGGGIFKELGISNFLEGDFFGWYLDAWNDEIYQSLKTLISNLANYSLVTLDVDPDTTRDLLKKLYQQLIPRELRHNLGEYYTPDWLAERLLYILMGKETSPDKRVLDPACGSGTFLVIAIKKMREYALEKPIPENMVLEKILSNVVGFDLNPLAVISARTNYLLALGDLLAYRKDEINIPVYLCDSIMTPQEGRDMFTEKTLRFNTAVGPFAIPKSLIKAQYIDELSNFLEEAVNLNLNRGQFIERLCQRLPLNPEQDERDIDVVCQLYEKLLNLKREDINGIWARIMKNAFAPLFVDEFDYVAGNPPWVNWESLPEGYRLETKPLWVKYGLFPHGGMDTILGKGKKDISMIMTYVAIDKYLKKGGKLGFLITQSVFKTAGAGQGFRRFQLGNIPIQVLHVDDMVELNPFEGASNRTSIVILQKGKPTKYPLPLGAYLYWRKTAKRKSISLEATLEEALGMTERKQFVAEPVNADDITSPWITGRPKALRAVKKILGQSDYTAHAGCYSGGANGVYWVEIIDKRPDGLVIVSNITEGAKREVEAVQAAIEQDLLYPLLRGRDVKRWKAEPSAYIIMAQDPVKRRGIEEDKMKTSYPKTYMYLKRFEELLRKRRARGVTDMIKGGAPFYTMFAVGDYTFAPYKVVWPNIASEIVSAVISAKDGKLILPQHIVTLVACNSLKEAHYICAIMNSEVVNFSLQAYSMKGGKSFGDPHVLQNIHIPKFDHKNTLHLSLAKLSEKAHEETAQGNPASEIEAKIDELSAEIWGLTKEELKEIEISLKELSK from the coding sequence ATGGAAAAGGAGATAAAATCCTCTGCCCCATCTTTTGCAAAAGAGATTCAAAGAGCCGCTCAATCCTCAAATAATGAGGCTGAATTTAGAACCAAGATTACCCAACTAATAGAGGATTTTGGAAGAAGGATAAATTTAAGCCTTAATTTAAGGGAAGAATATACTCTCATCAATGGCAGGGCAGATGCGGTCTATAATAGATTGGTGGTTGAATATAAAGAGCCTGGAAAATTGAGGCAAAATAACGATTATCCAGTAAATCAAAATGCAATCTCCCAATTAGAGGGCTACATAGATGGGCTTATTAGAAGGGAGCATCATAAGCCTGAAAGGCTTGCAGGGGTTGTCCTTGATGGCGATTATTTTATCTTTATCAGGAAAAAGGAGGGGTTATGGCATATTGATAACCCCATAAGGGTAAATGAGTATTCCACAGAGCATTTTTTAAAGCTAATCTTCTCCTTATCCACAGAATTAGCTCTTATTCCAGAAAATCTGGTAAGGGATTTTGGCGAGAACACAAATGTCTCAAGGAAGGTTGTAGGCTCATTTTTGTCTTCTCTAATCTCTACTGAGCATCCCAAGCCAAAGGCACTGTTTGAGCAATGGTCATTACAGTTTAGTGAAGTTTGTGATTATGAGGAGGCTGGAAAGATAAAGATAGAGCAGTATGCAAGAAGATTTGGTATCTCTTCTCAAAATATTAGGGCATTTCCCTTCTTCTTCTGCCTCCATACATATTATGCCATCCTTATAAAGCTCTTGGCTGTTCAGGTTGTCCAATACTATGCTATGCCTCGTCTTGGCACTGACCTTAAACAAGCAACAACCTTAGGAAATAATGAGCTTTTAGGGTATTTAAAGAAGATGGAAGGAGGGGGAATATTTAAGGAGCTTGGTATTAGCAATTTCTTGGAGGGGGATTTTTTCGGCTGGTATCTTGATGCCTGGAATGATGAGATATATCAATCCCTTAAAACCCTAATCTCTAACCTTGCCAACTATTCCTTAGTAACCCTTGATGTTGACCCAGATACCACAAGAGACCTCCTTAAAAAACTCTACCAACAACTCATTCCAAGGGAATTGAGGCATAATCTGGGCGAATATTACACGCCTGATTGGCTTGCGGAAAGGTTATTATACATCCTTATGGGCAAAGAGACCTCCCCTGATAAACGGGTTCTTGACCCTGCTTGTGGCTCGGGAACATTTCTTGTCATTGCTATAAAGAAGATGCGGGAGTATGCCTTAGAAAAGCCAATCCCTGAAAATATGGTTCTTGAAAAAATCTTATCTAATGTTGTTGGCTTTGACCTAAACCCCTTAGCGGTCATCTCAGCAAGGACAAATTATTTATTGGCTTTAGGAGACCTGCTTGCTTATAGAAAGGATGAGATAAATATCCCTGTTTATCTTTGTGATTCCATTATGACACCCCAAGAGGGAAGGGATATGTTTACTGAGAAAACCCTTAGGTTTAATACTGCAGTTGGTCCCTTTGCTATCCCAAAAAGCCTAATTAAGGCTCAATACATAGATGAGCTTTCCAATTTTCTTGAGGAGGCAGTAAATTTAAACCTCAATAGAGGCCAATTTATAGAAAGGCTTTGCCAGAGGCTTCCATTAAATCCAGAACAGGATGAAAGGGATATAGATGTGGTTTGCCAACTATACGAAAAGCTCCTTAACTTAAAAAGAGAGGACATAAATGGCATCTGGGCAAGGATTATGAAAAATGCCTTTGCTCCTTTATTTGTGGATGAGTTTGATTATGTAGCTGGAAATCCACCTTGGGTGAATTGGGAGAGTTTGCCAGAGGGGTATAGACTTGAAACCAAGCCATTATGGGTTAAATATGGTCTTTTCCCTCATGGCGGAATGGACACTATACTTGGTAAAGGCAAAAAAGATATTTCTATGATTATGACCTATGTAGCAATAGATAAGTATCTTAAGAAAGGTGGAAAACTTGGTTTTTTAATTACCCAATCCGTCTTTAAGACTGCCGGAGCTGGTCAGGGGTTCAGAAGATTTCAGCTTGGTAATATACCTATTCAGGTATTGCATGTTGATGATATGGTAGAGCTTAATCCATTTGAAGGAGCATCAAATAGGACAAGTATTGTTATCTTACAAAAGGGGAAACCTACAAAATATCCTCTCCCTCTGGGGGCTTATCTTTACTGGCGAAAAACAGCTAAAAGAAAATCTATTTCCCTGGAAGCTACGCTTGAGGAAGCCCTTGGTATGACCGAAAGAAAACAGTTTGTTGCCGAACCGGTAAATGCCGATGATATAACTTCACCATGGATTACGGGAAGACCAAAGGCATTAAGGGCAGTGAAGAAGATATTAGGGCAATCAGATTACACCGCCCATGCTGGCTGTTATTCAGGTGGTGCCAATGGTGTCTACTGGGTTGAGATTATTGATAAAAGACCTGATGGGCTTGTAATCGTCTCAAATATTACCGAAGGAGCAAAAAGAGAGGTTGAGGCCGTTCAGGCTGCTATTGAACAGGATTTGCTTTATCCCCTTTTAAGGGGAAGGGATGTAAAGCGATGGAAGGCAGAACCCTCTGCCTATATCATTATGGCACAAGACCCAGTAAAACGCAGGGGAATAGAAGAAGACAAAATGAAGACATCCTATCCCAAGACTTATATGTATCTTAAGAGATTTGAAGAGCTATTGAGAAAACGCAGGGCAAGGGGAGTAACCGATATGATTAAGGGTGGCGCACCGTTCTACACAATGTTTGCTGTTGGTGACTACACCTTTGCACCCTATAAGGTGGTGTGGCCTAACATTGCCTCAGAAATAGTCTCTGCAGTAATTTCTGCTAAAGATGGAAAGCTAATATTGCCACAGCACATTGTTACATTAGTTGCTTGTAATTCTTTAAAGGAAGCACATTATATTTGTGCAATTATGAATTCAGAAGTAGTCAATTTTAGTCTTCAGGCTTATTCTATGAAGGGAGGAAAAAGCTTTGGAGACCCTCATGTTCTTCAAAACATCCACATCCCCAAATTTGACCACAAAAACACACTCCACCTTTCTCTTGCCAAGCTTTCAGAAAAAGCACATGAAGAAACAGCACAAGGCAACCCTGCATCTGAAATAGAGGCTAAAATTGATGAGCTTTCCGCAGAAATCTGGGGATTGACAAAGGAGGAGTTGAAGGAGATAGAGATTTCCCTCAAGGAATTATCAAAATGA
- a CDS encoding L-threonylcarbamoyladenylate synthase, translating into MLKIKENEIEIAVSCLKNGGIIAFPTDTVYGIGVDGRNKGAYYKIYKIKKREEDKPIPFLIGDISYLEMMTGNVSKEAFKMAERFWPGPLTIILYSSPEFLWVSPKIALRVPNHSIPLLLLKSLKGPIAATSANISKEKEAIKVDEVCSCLSSCIDVIIDGGNANLGIASTIIDMTEKPKILRRGAIYQEVLRWIEKQ; encoded by the coding sequence ATGTTAAAGATAAAGGAAAATGAAATAGAAATTGCTGTTTCTTGTTTAAAAAATGGAGGGATAATTGCCTTTCCAACAGATACAGTCTATGGAATAGGCGTGGATGGAAGGAATAAAGGGGCATATTATAAGATTTATAAGATAAAAAAGAGGGAAGAAGACAAGCCAATTCCATTTTTAATAGGGGATATTTCATATTTAGAAATGATGACAGGGAATGTTTCAAAGGAGGCTTTTAAAATGGCAGAAAGGTTCTGGCCAGGCCCACTTACAATTATCCTTTATTCCTCTCCTGAATTCTTGTGGGTTAGTCCTAAAATTGCCTTAAGGGTTCCTAATCATTCAATCCCCCTTTTGTTGTTAAAAAGCCTTAAGGGACCAATTGCAGCAACATCGGCAAATATATCAAAGGAAAAAGAGGCAATAAAAGTAGATGAGGTTTGTTCTTGCCTTTCTTCTTGTATTGATGTTATCATTGATGGAGGAAATGCAAATTTAGGTATTGCATCAACAATTATTGATATGACAGAAAAACCAAAGATATTAAGGAGAGGGGCAATATATCAGGAGGTTTTAAGATGGATAGAGAAACAATAA
- a CDS encoding Asp-tRNA(Asn)/Glu-tRNA(Gln) amidotransferase subunit GatC, which yields MDRETIKYIAGLSNISLILDEEELLTKELTKIIEYISKISEVLEDAPFYLEEKERRMRPDEVKPGLSSISSLSKYIEDNQFKVPKVIE from the coding sequence ATGGATAGAGAAACAATAAAGTATATCGCAGGTCTTTCTAATATTTCCCTTATCCTAGATGAAGAAGAATTACTAACAAAGGAATTGACAAAAATCATTGAATACATTTCAAAGATTAGCGAGGTTTTAGAAGATGCGCCTTTTTATTTAGAAGAAAAAGAAAGGCGGATGAGACCAGATGAGGTAAAACCAGGTCTTTCATCCATTTCAAGCCTTTCAAAATACATTGAGGATAACCAATTTAAGGTTCCAAAGGTGATAGAGTGA
- a CDS encoding carbamoyltransferase, which translates to MQEEKTKRNAILGISAYYHDSAAALVIDGEIFAASQEERFSRKKYDPSFPIHSIRFVLNESGIELKDLSCVVFYDKPYIKFERLLETYYAFSPKGLKSFLMAIPVWIKEKLFLKNIILKELSKIGSGKPKLLFSEHHFSHAASAFYPSPFEKAAILTIDGVGEWATATIGYGEGNKITIFKELDFPHSIGLLYSAFTYYCGFRVNSGEYKLMGLAPYGDKNSEETKRFRKIITDELVDIKEDGSILLNMKYFEYATGLTMCKDSLWFKLFGIKRREPESELTQPYMNLALAAQQVLEEIVLKLAKTAKAITKCENLVMAGGVALNCVANGKIIQEHLFDDLWIQPAAGDAGGALGAALGIWFLYYNNERKIPLKDQMKGAFLGPEYDENDIKYVINKYQSSCTHFEDFGKLCDEVCRLISEKKVVGWFQGRMEFGPRALGNRSVLADPRSPDMQKRLNLKIKYREGFRPFAPSVLEEDVKEYFKLEKISPYMLLVAPVKEERRNKLPEDFEKRGLYERLYFLRSDIPCVTHLDYSARIQSVSKNTNPRFWQLLNTFKQQSGYGLLVNTSFNVRGEPVVCTPEDAYRCFMRTEMDGLVINNYLFLKNDQPIFIDKGWKKEFALD; encoded by the coding sequence ATGCAAGAAGAGAAAACAAAAAGAAATGCTATTTTAGGTATATCTGCCTATTATCATGATAGCGCCGCAGCACTAGTAATAGATGGTGAAATTTTTGCAGCCTCACAAGAAGAGCGATTTAGCCGAAAAAAATACGACCCATCTTTTCCCATTCATTCAATTAGATTTGTCTTGAATGAATCAGGCATTGAATTAAAAGACCTATCTTGCGTTGTATTTTATGATAAGCCATACATAAAATTTGAGCGTTTGCTAGAGACCTATTATGCTTTTTCTCCAAAGGGCTTAAAAAGCTTTTTAATGGCAATCCCTGTTTGGATTAAAGAAAAGCTATTCTTAAAAAATATTATTTTAAAAGAGCTTTCAAAAATTGGTTCTGGTAAACCAAAATTGTTGTTTTCAGAGCACCATTTTTCACATGCAGCATCTGCATTTTATCCATCCCCTTTTGAAAAAGCAGCTATCTTAACAATAGATGGTGTAGGAGAATGGGCTACAGCGACCATTGGATATGGTGAGGGAAATAAAATAACAATTTTTAAAGAGCTAGATTTTCCCCACTCAATAGGGCTGTTATATTCAGCCTTTACTTATTATTGTGGATTCAGGGTAAATAGTGGCGAATACAAGCTAATGGGGCTTGCACCCTATGGAGATAAAAATTCCGAAGAGACAAAGAGATTTAGAAAAATTATTACAGATGAATTGGTTGATATTAAAGAAGATGGTTCAATTTTATTAAATATGAAATACTTTGAGTATGCAACGGGATTGACAATGTGTAAGGATTCTCTTTGGTTTAAACTTTTTGGAATTAAAAGAAGAGAACCAGAATCTGAACTAACCCAACCCTATATGAATTTGGCATTAGCAGCCCAACAGGTTCTTGAGGAAATCGTCCTTAAACTTGCAAAAACAGCTAAGGCAATTACAAAATGTGAAAATTTAGTAATGGCTGGCGGCGTTGCACTAAATTGTGTTGCAAATGGTAAAATTATTCAGGAACATCTATTTGATGACTTGTGGATTCAACCTGCAGCAGGTGATGCTGGAGGTGCTTTAGGCGCTGCCTTGGGTATTTGGTTTTTATACTATAACAACGAAAGAAAGATTCCTCTTAAAGATCAAATGAAAGGAGCTTTTTTAGGGCCTGAATATGATGAGAATGATATTAAGTATGTCATCAATAAATATCAATCTTCCTGTACCCATTTTGAAGATTTTGGAAAATTATGCGACGAGGTTTGTAGGTTAATTTCAGAGAAAAAGGTAGTTGGATGGTTTCAAGGAAGGATGGAGTTTGGACCTCGTGCACTTGGAAACAGAAGTGTCCTGGCAGACCCTCGCTCTCCTGATATGCAGAAAAGATTGAATTTAAAGATTAAATATAGAGAAGGATTCAGACCCTTTGCTCCCTCTGTGCTTGAAGAAGATGTAAAAGAATATTTTAAGCTAGAAAAAATATCTCCATATATGCTTCTTGTAGCCCCTGTTAAAGAAGAAAGAAGAAATAAGCTACCAGAAGATTTTGAAAAAAGAGGTTTATATGAAAGGCTATATTTTTTAAGGTCTGATATTCCCTGTGTAACGCACTTAGATTATTCCGCACGGATTCAGAGTGTATCTAAAAATACAAATCCAAGATTTTGGCAACTACTTAATACATTTAAACAACAATCAGGCTATGGATTATTGGTTAATACAAGCTTTAATGTTAGAGGAGAACCCGTTGTATGCACACCCGAGGATGCCTATAGATGCTTTATGCGAACCGAAATGGATGGCCTTGTTATCAATAATTACCTTTTTCTTAAAAATGATCAGCCAATTTTTATAGATAAAGGCTGGAAAAAGGAGTTTGCATTAGATTAG
- the murF gene encoding UDP-N-acetylmuramoyl-tripeptide--D-alanyl-D-alanine ligase, whose translation MQSWIFLNKLLILIAIFLWLRRFVFQTNTLLHIFQLEGYRNKRFARWLIKNPKRAFDSESFVSGAIIFFIGLFLESFNLRIIFLILWIGSGIWLFKRCKRKKQKKPFVWTARAKRLIVFSILIPLIPLSVIAFFTSSLFLLYFLILQIFIQIAGINLILTNIFLFPIEKGFNLFYLIKARNKMKKLMPMVIGITGSYGKTSVKHIIGHILSKKYKTLITKESYNTLMGVCKVINNELKDEEVFVVEMGAYKRGDIRKLCKLVRPKIGVLTGIGIQHLERFKTIENIKKAKFEIILSLPPSGIAIVNNDDEVCKGLMNEVKIKKVGYRMSLESGVRSLESEGIIMAEDVEMDVSGIKFRVGETMFQTGLLGRHNVSNILAGIAVAKELGIEIKKIKEAIEELSFIPHRLQLIRNPNNVFVLDDSYNSNPVGVDEALSCLSLFKGRKILVTPGMIELGIKEYEENKKFGKKAADVCDIVILVGEKRTKPIFDGLMEKRFQEKNIIIVHSLEMAQKELEKIIKPGDCILFENDLPDTYEE comes from the coding sequence ATGCAATCTTGGATTTTTTTAAATAAGCTTTTAATCCTCATTGCCATTTTTTTGTGGTTAAGACGTTTTGTCTTTCAAACCAATACATTACTCCACATTTTCCAGCTTGAGGGATATAGGAATAAAAGGTTTGCAAGATGGCTTATTAAGAATCCAAAGAGGGCCTTTGATAGCGAATCATTTGTATCAGGAGCAATCATTTTCTTCATTGGCTTATTCCTTGAATCTTTTAATCTTAGAATTATATTTCTCATCCTCTGGATAGGTTCTGGAATATGGCTTTTTAAAAGGTGTAAAAGAAAAAAGCAAAAAAAACCGTTTGTTTGGACAGCAAGGGCAAAAAGGCTAATTGTATTTTCTATTTTAATACCCCTAATACCTTTATCAGTAATCGCTTTTTTTACATCATCCCTTTTTCTTTTATATTTCCTTATCCTTCAAATATTCATTCAAATTGCTGGAATAAACCTTATATTGACAAACATATTTCTATTTCCAATTGAGAAAGGTTTTAATCTTTTCTATCTTATTAAGGCTAGAAATAAGATGAAAAAATTAATGCCAATGGTAATAGGAATAACAGGTTCTTATGGAAAAACATCTGTAAAACACATCATAGGACATATCCTTTCAAAAAAATACAAAACCCTTATTACAAAAGAAAGCTATAATACCTTAATGGGTGTATGCAAGGTAATTAACAATGAGCTTAAAGATGAAGAGGTATTTGTTGTTGAGATGGGTGCATATAAAAGGGGTGATATTAGGAAGCTCTGTAAATTGGTAAGGCCAAAAATCGGTGTATTAACAGGCATTGGAATTCAGCATTTAGAAAGGTTTAAAACAATTGAAAATATTAAAAAAGCAAAATTTGAGATTATTTTGTCTTTACCCCCTTCTGGAATTGCTATTGTTAATAATGATGATGAGGTTTGTAAGGGGCTTATGAATGAGGTGAAGATAAAGAAAGTGGGGTATAGAATGAGTCTGGAGTCGGGAGTCAGGAGTCTGGAGTCTGAAGGGATAATTATGGCAGAGGATGTTGAGATGGATGTCTCCGGGATAAAATTTAGGGTTGGAGAAACAATGTTTCAGACAGGGCTTTTGGGAAGGCATAATGTTTCAAATATATTAGCAGGGATTGCTGTAGCAAAGGAGCTTGGAATAGAGATTAAAAAGATAAAAGAGGCAATAGAAGAGCTTTCCTTTATCCCCCATCGCTTACAATTGATAAGGAATCCAAATAATGTCTTTGTCCTTGATGATAGCTATAATTCAAATCCGGTTGGGGTAGATGAGGCTTTATCTTGCCTTTCTTTGTTTAAAGGACGAAAAATCCTTGTAACACCTGGGATGATTGAGCTTGGAATAAAGGAGTATGAAGAAAATAAAAAATTTGGAAAGAAAGCAGCAGATGTTTGTGATATCGTTATCCTTGTAGGAGAAAAAAGAACAAAGCCTATCTTTGATGGATTGATGGAAAAAAGATTTCAAGAGAAAAATATTATCATTGTCCATAGCCTTGAAATGGCACAAAAAGAGCTTGAGAAGATAATTAAACCAGGAGATTGCATTCTATTTGAAAACGACCTTCCAGATACTTATGAAGAATAA
- a CDS encoding DUF5989 family protein produces the protein MDFLRDFFGFLMKRKKFWLLPTIIILLLLGILIFISSGTAISPFIYTLF, from the coding sequence ATGGATTTTTTACGAGATTTTTTTGGATTTCTAATGAAAAGAAAGAAATTTTGGTTATTGCCTACAATAATCATCCTTCTTTTACTAGGCATTCTTATTTTTATCTCTAGTGGCACTGCAATATCGCCATTTATATATACTCTATTTTAA
- a CDS encoding DUF362 domain-containing protein — translation MPKVAILKTSPQTIIDDYKRLIHLAEYEKCLSCERDLILKLNLSWTKYFPSCSTEPWQLDGILNCLIEDGFLPSKLFPVENKTVVTNPLKGASDNKWLPVLKKYHLKFISLPEVEWTVFKFKEKLLVIDKIFPEGISIPKMFIGKDILHLPTIKTHGHSITTGAIKNAFGGLLKEYRHYAHKYIHETLVDLLIMQKELHTGVFAVMDGCVAGDGAGPRTMIPRIKNVLLASSDSVAIDAVSAKLMGFEPMEIPYIRMANDMGLGVGKIKDIEFIGDCEAINENWNFKVKRSPVIFVDQMIRKGFLQRFERILLHSPLWHWAPIASNFYHDILWYPTIGRIRINKFMKTEWGKLFRSYE, via the coding sequence ATGCCTAAGGTTGCCATCCTTAAAACATCCCCTCAAACCATTATTGATGATTATAAAAGGCTCATTCACTTGGCTGAATATGAAAAATGCCTTTCTTGCGAAAGAGACCTTATCCTTAAACTTAACCTTTCCTGGACGAAATACTTTCCATCTTGTTCAACAGAACCCTGGCAGCTTGATGGCATCTTAAATTGTCTTATTGAAGATGGTTTTCTTCCATCAAAGCTATTTCCCGTTGAGAATAAAACCGTTGTTACAAACCCTTTAAAAGGAGCATCTGACAATAAATGGCTTCCCGTTTTAAAGAAATACCACCTTAAATTTATAAGCCTTCCTGAGGTAGAATGGACGGTTTTTAAGTTTAAAGAAAAGCTTCTTGTAATAGATAAGATATTTCCCGAAGGTATTTCAATTCCAAAGATGTTTATTGGAAAAGATATTCTACATCTTCCAACAATAAAGACGCATGGACACTCAATTACAACAGGGGCTATAAAAAATGCCTTTGGTGGCTTATTAAAGGAATATAGGCACTATGCCCATAAATACATCCACGAGACATTGGTAGACTTACTTATTATGCAAAAAGAGCTTCACACTGGTGTTTTTGCTGTAATGGATGGGTGTGTTGCCGGAGATGGTGCAGGGCCTAGGACTATGATTCCTAGGATAAAAAATGTCCTATTGGCATCTTCTGATTCTGTTGCAATAGATGCTGTTTCTGCAAAGCTTATGGGATTTGAACCAATGGAGATTCCATATATTAGAATGGCTAATGATATGGGTCTCGGTGTTGGTAAGATTAAGGATATAGAGTTTATTGGTGATTGTGAGGCAATCAATGAGAATTGGAATTTTAAGGTAAAGAGAAGCCCTGTTATCTTTGTTGACCAAATGATTAGAAAGGGATTTTTACAAAGGTTTGAAAGAATCCTTCTTCATTCACCCCTATGGCATTGGGCACCTATTGCCTCAAATTTCTATCACGACATCCTTTGGTATCCAACAATTGGAAGAATAAGGATAAATAAATTTATGAAAACAGAATGGGGAAAGCTCTTCAGATCTTATGAATGA